One Thermoplasma sp. Kam2015 genomic region harbors:
- a CDS encoding type II/IV secretion system ATPase subunit, with product MSVYQVKGKYSDDIAIMALRYLSSAHEISLDVFSAQNNIDAITRSQIERFVDDYINRMGKVEPLVEDPDIEDITVLPENYVYIYHRTLGSMRTDIFFTEYEAGRFAKHLAQRSGKTLSVYNPIVDISFGNLRINIVHHDVARPTISIRKLRSNPYNPANLIGNGTISPEVMAYIWEAIESRLNIIITGSTASGKTTFLNAIAMFLDPLTNVTIIEDTHELNLKGKNMMLLQPKPGIEDLSMQSIIDIIHYRNPDYLIAGEIRGNDINTFFNYLASGRKGITTVHSGSPVGLIRRLRSPPLSIPESSLMNVDIIVEMRNDARRYVGKVSEIHMDDGILLNNVYEYSAAGYQASGVSYAIKKIAGLKGIPEAFVEDSIASKRDLLSGLDPRIGTEEFLAAISKFQLSREKFPEERKGDRDP from the coding sequence ATGAGTGTTTACCAGGTCAAGGGCAAATATTCGGATGATATCGCAATAATGGCTTTGCGTTATCTGAGCAGTGCCCATGAGATATCGCTTGATGTTTTTTCTGCACAGAACAACATAGATGCCATAACAAGATCGCAGATCGAGAGATTTGTTGATGACTACATCAACCGTATGGGAAAGGTTGAACCGCTTGTGGAAGATCCTGACATAGAAGATATAACGGTACTGCCTGAGAACTATGTCTACATATACCACAGGACGCTCGGCAGCATGCGTACAGACATATTCTTCACCGAGTATGAAGCTGGAAGATTCGCAAAGCATCTTGCCCAGAGATCTGGAAAGACGCTCTCGGTTTACAATCCCATAGTGGACATTTCATTCGGAAATCTGAGGATCAACATAGTGCATCATGACGTGGCCAGGCCAACAATATCCATAAGAAAACTCAGATCTAACCCATACAATCCTGCAAACCTGATAGGGAATGGCACCATATCCCCTGAAGTTATGGCGTATATCTGGGAGGCCATAGAATCAAGATTGAATATAATAATAACCGGTTCGACCGCAAGCGGGAAGACCACATTTCTCAACGCAATTGCCATGTTCTTAGATCCGCTTACGAATGTGACGATCATCGAAGACACGCATGAGCTCAATCTGAAGGGTAAAAATATGATGCTGCTTCAGCCGAAGCCTGGGATAGAGGATCTATCCATGCAGTCCATAATCGATATAATCCATTACAGGAACCCGGATTATCTAATTGCCGGAGAGATCAGAGGAAACGATATAAACACCTTCTTCAACTATCTGGCCTCCGGTCGCAAGGGAATAACAACGGTGCATTCTGGAAGCCCGGTCGGACTTATCCGGCGGCTCAGATCACCTCCATTGTCCATTCCGGAATCAAGCCTGATGAACGTTGACATCATAGTTGAGATGAGAAATGATGCAAGGCGCTATGTCGGTAAGGTCTCTGAGATCCATATGGATGACGGGATCCTTCTGAACAATGTATACGAATATTCTGCCGCTGGCTATCAGGCATCGGGTGTGAGCTACGCGATCAAGAAGATTGCTGGACTGAAGGGCATACCAGAAGCTTTCGTGGAGGACAGTATTGCAAGCAAACGTGATCTTCTTTCCGGGCTCGATCCAAGAATTGGAACAGAAGAATTCCTGGCCGCCATTTCAAAATTCCAATTGAGCAGGGAGAAATTCCCTGAAGAGAGAAAAGGTGACAGAGATCCTTGA
- a CDS encoding type II secretion system F family protein, translating to MNRWIYSAIIALIGVVMGGILKNLIITIIFLFSAVMIFVGAGFIDTAKNIESKNMQVPSLVRDLSGYSSYGLSLYSVLRMIKNEDLGPIRKEVEKAIEMMKNGNTIEEVSNYLEGSSSPDLALVSAVLKNADNTGKAGETLQFLSTYMNERSTRLKNVIQTSENYVGLVIGSFLIFVLVMVIVDFYFLRSNGHGMVFLSSIILLAQSYATGLYLGIVRYDNIIPGSLYAGILSLVTGLLLLLAGSL from the coding sequence ATGAACAGATGGATCTATTCAGCCATAATAGCACTCATCGGAGTCGTCATGGGTGGTATACTTAAGAATCTCATAATAACGATAATATTCCTGTTTTCGGCCGTTATGATATTCGTAGGCGCAGGTTTCATAGATACTGCAAAGAACATCGAGTCAAAGAATATGCAGGTTCCCTCGCTTGTCAGGGATCTTTCAGGTTACTCGAGCTACGGACTCTCCCTCTATTCGGTTTTGCGCATGATAAAAAATGAAGATCTTGGGCCGATCAGAAAGGAGGTGGAAAAAGCCATCGAGATGATGAAGAATGGAAACACGATAGAGGAGGTATCTAATTATCTTGAAGGCAGTTCATCGCCGGATCTTGCCCTTGTCTCGGCTGTATTGAAGAATGCTGACAATACTGGAAAAGCAGGCGAGACACTGCAGTTCCTCTCAACCTACATGAACGAGAGGTCCACAAGGCTGAAGAATGTTATACAGACCTCAGAAAACTATGTTGGTCTCGTGATAGGATCCTTCCTCATATTCGTACTGGTGATGGTGATAGTTGATTTCTACTTCCTTCGTTCCAATGGTCACGGTATGGTCTTTCTTTCTTCCATAATCCTCTTAGCCCAATCTTATGCCACTGGTTTATATCTTGGAATAGTGCGTTATGACAATATCATACCGGGGTCGCTGTACGCTGGCATACTTAGTCTTGTGACGGGGCTCCTCCTTCTTCTGGCGGGATCGCTATGA
- a CDS encoding type II secretion system F family protein, producing the protein MIRYAGVRSAIDGSIARIIPKATVKKYEDLMVKARMNAGAMTYLISAYEYAIGGAILIVLVALLSYFFAHAFWVMISSAAFLIYAIAIYYLFTLPEIRVKEIKHGVEYVMPDALAIAYSLSLSGVSADSMIRELAGIKELGEFAKESQRVNSFMFAMGYDFLSALERSEKVSASPDFSRFVSGIRLSILLNSDLTAFLRDRLEYYRRIQENRSKLSLDSLGLAAESYVAVAIAFPILLYLTGSIISIRNSSVLFFAISMLLLVSTAIVIGYFTERIRGEV; encoded by the coding sequence ATGATCAGATATGCAGGCGTCAGGTCGGCTATAGATGGAAGCATCGCACGCATCATACCCAAGGCAACCGTGAAGAAGTACGAGGATCTGATGGTGAAGGCCAGGATGAATGCAGGGGCAATGACATACCTGATATCAGCCTATGAATATGCCATTGGGGGAGCGATATTGATAGTCCTAGTTGCCCTATTGTCATATTTTTTTGCGCATGCATTCTGGGTGATGATCTCATCCGCCGCTTTTCTGATATATGCGATAGCTATCTATTACCTCTTCACGCTGCCAGAGATCAGGGTGAAGGAGATAAAGCACGGCGTGGAGTATGTTATGCCGGACGCCCTGGCCATCGCTTATAGTCTCTCGCTTTCAGGGGTGTCGGCAGATTCTATGATCAGGGAGCTTGCTGGGATAAAGGAACTCGGGGAATTCGCAAAGGAATCGCAGAGGGTAAACTCCTTCATGTTCGCGATGGGTTATGATTTTCTGAGCGCGCTGGAACGCAGCGAGAAGGTGAGCGCTTCGCCCGATTTTTCAAGGTTTGTCTCCGGGATAAGACTCTCGATCCTTCTCAATTCAGATCTAACAGCATTTCTGAGGGATCGTCTTGAGTATTACAGGAGAATTCAAGAGAACAGATCGAAGCTCTCTCTAGATTCTCTTGGTCTGGCCGCTGAGAGCTATGTGGCCGTCGCCATAGCATTCCCAATACTGCTCTACCTCACCGGATCAATAATATCAATAAGAAACAGCTCAGTACTGTTCTTTGCAATATCTATGCTGTTGCTGGTGTCCACAGCCATAGTGATAGGGTATTTCACTGAGAGGATAAGGGGTGAAGTATGA
- a CDS encoding type II/IV secretion system ATPase subunit, whose protein sequence is MQAQYRSEEGIRYSIESEDYMRIVEPDMGQNVRDAIRMVINEITSISGEISQWNLREITARYRNIYRIRDPFVLDYFINRYLSGLRKIYPLYINDGIEKIIANGYDSPVIVQAGGHYYETNIILNREDLDSIAIRISQMMGKKISSGSPIAYGTFQNFKALVTFGDDVTPMGSSVYLERRRAVSEPEMMSRMKSPQVSVYLSIALENMRSIVIIGPETPMKISIIYYLIGMISVEKKIAYIGENGRYESPRNVIYMSPREKTVFNMEISKVDLINTAMRQRPDFIIVNGLTAQDLPTAVQAITTGHTTISAMDIDNIENLSSLFSDPSTGLSRDMISLFDIVIQLSEDGQYVHSIYEYDRIEGSEVLYNVPFRANENRDLIFSGYSGIYRRMARSIGEAEFKALLDDRIRNYAEGRT, encoded by the coding sequence GTGCAGGCTCAATATCGCAGTGAGGAGGGCATACGTTATTCTATTGAATCTGAGGATTATATGCGTATAGTGGAGCCTGACATGGGACAGAACGTCAGGGATGCAATAAGGATGGTGATAAATGAAATAACGTCGATCTCTGGAGAGATATCACAATGGAATCTGAGGGAGATCACTGCGAGATACAGGAACATCTACCGGATAAGGGATCCTTTCGTTCTGGATTATTTCATCAATAGATATCTATCCGGTCTCAGAAAAATCTATCCGCTGTACATAAACGATGGGATAGAGAAGATCATAGCAAATGGCTATGACAGTCCTGTGATAGTTCAGGCGGGCGGGCACTACTACGAGACCAATATAATATTGAACCGTGAGGATCTGGATTCCATAGCCATCAGAATCTCGCAGATGATGGGTAAGAAGATATCGAGTGGCAGCCCGATTGCCTATGGAACCTTTCAGAATTTCAAGGCTTTAGTCACGTTCGGTGACGATGTCACGCCAATGGGATCTTCAGTATATCTGGAACGCAGGCGCGCCGTTTCAGAACCTGAAATGATGTCAAGGATGAAGAGTCCTCAGGTCTCCGTCTATCTTAGCATAGCCCTTGAGAATATGAGATCGATCGTCATCATAGGACCGGAGACGCCGATGAAGATATCGATAATCTATTATCTGATAGGGATGATAAGCGTTGAAAAGAAGATCGCATACATAGGCGAAAATGGTAGATACGAGTCTCCAAGGAACGTAATATATATGAGTCCCAGGGAAAAGACAGTCTTCAATATGGAGATCAGCAAGGTTGATCTCATAAACACAGCCATGAGGCAGAGGCCGGATTTCATAATCGTAAACGGTCTCACAGCGCAAGATCTTCCTACAGCTGTGCAGGCAATCACAACAGGGCATACTACAATATCGGCTATGGATATCGATAATATAGAAAATCTGTCATCGCTATTTTCTGATCCGTCAACTGGACTTTCGCGAGATATGATATCATTGTTCGATATCGTCATACAGCTCTCAGAGGACGGGCAGTACGTTCATTCAATTTATGAGTATGATAGGATAGAGGGATCCGAGGTTTTATATAACGTTCCGTTCAGGGCCAATGAGAACAGGGATCTGATATTCAGTGGATATAGCGGCATATACAGGCGGATGGCGAGATCCATTGGAGAAGCTGAATTCAAAGCGCTGCTTGATGATCGGATCAGGAATTATGCGGAGGGCAGGACATGA
- a CDS encoding sodium:proton antiporter: MTAIFPFGYYLDVSLILVLGAMALPISRKMSVVEIPILVFLGIIIGPILHLISPGFSVYLFSSFAGVGLGMMGLVIILYSESHNMNLKVLKSEFYRIASLDTIGVIITAIVAGAVFTLLTGAPIIIGFLFGAIVSPTDPVTLIPLFKRVKVSEDISEILVGESLFNDPVGIILVSVGIALLAPDSSYVSLFSSMVKIISFYPSVFFYFIIQVAVPSVVGIAIGFAVIYLDRRIKFENYLTAMLLGLVIFEFTVFESLSITPFPAIIATGAIVGNFSDKNIFWSREQNFQESLSFLSAAVIFILIGSSFTLSEIIAYLLLGLVLTMLLIFLVRPLAVFPSIRIADLGKPRMKGYYKVVAFISLVGPRGVVPVVLSTLPYVVGIEYNIPVLVTWGPLISVSALFVVLFSIVLQTIYTPIIRNIFLPGSENGSER; this comes from the coding sequence ATGACGGCCATCTTCCCCTTTGGTTATTATCTCGACGTGAGCCTGATTCTCGTTTTGGGAGCCATGGCTCTGCCCATCTCGAGGAAGATGTCCGTTGTTGAGATACCAATACTTGTTTTCCTTGGAATAATAATCGGGCCGATACTGCATCTCATAAGCCCAGGGTTTTCCGTTTATCTATTCTCATCATTCGCCGGCGTAGGTCTGGGAATGATGGGCCTAGTGATAATACTGTACAGCGAAAGCCATAATATGAATTTGAAGGTTCTCAAAAGCGAGTTTTACAGGATAGCGTCTCTGGATACGATAGGAGTAATCATAACGGCCATAGTGGCGGGTGCTGTATTCACACTGCTGACTGGTGCGCCGATCATCATCGGTTTCCTGTTTGGTGCGATAGTCTCTCCAACTGATCCTGTCACTCTGATCCCCCTGTTCAAGAGGGTCAAAGTTTCTGAGGATATATCAGAGATACTGGTTGGAGAAAGCCTTTTCAATGATCCGGTTGGTATAATACTTGTATCTGTCGGAATTGCGCTGCTGGCGCCGGATTCGTCATACGTCTCCCTGTTTTCATCAATGGTGAAGATAATTTCCTTCTACCCATCTGTTTTCTTCTACTTCATAATTCAGGTGGCTGTACCTTCGGTTGTTGGTATAGCCATAGGCTTTGCGGTGATATACCTTGATAGGAGGATAAAGTTTGAAAATTATCTTACCGCGATGCTTCTCGGTCTCGTCATATTCGAGTTCACGGTGTTTGAGAGTCTCTCAATAACCCCATTCCCGGCCATAATAGCTACCGGTGCAATAGTGGGCAATTTTTCTGATAAAAACATATTCTGGTCAAGGGAACAGAACTTCCAGGAAAGTTTATCCTTTCTCAGCGCCGCTGTTATCTTCATACTGATAGGATCCTCCTTCACCCTGTCCGAGATCATAGCATACCTTCTTCTTGGGCTTGTGCTCACAATGCTGCTCATATTTCTCGTGCGTCCACTGGCCGTCTTCCCAAGCATAAGAATAGCCGATCTCGGAAAACCACGCATGAAAGGATATTACAAGGTTGTCGCTTTCATATCGCTTGTTGGCCCCCGTGGAGTCGTACCCGTGGTCCTGTCTACGTTGCCCTATGTGGTCGGAATCGAATATAATATCCCAGTTCTTGTGACATGGGGTCCGCTGATAAGCGTTTCGGCTCTCTTCGTTGTTCTGTTCTCCATAGTCCTTCAGACGATCTACACACCCATAATAAGAAATATTTTCCTGCCCGGTTCTGAGAACGGATCAGAAAGGTAG
- a CDS encoding NAD+ synthase — MQEIERISDFLRKILQDKNAVIGISGGIDSSVTLALLARSIPKERIIAVFMPDRNTPQSDYDDVKKLTEGLGLTYRQVRIDPMVDSFVETLAATDRSAIGNIKSRTRMIILYYFANISKGLVIGTTNRTELLLGYFTKYGDGGCDVEPIEHLYKRDVYAIAGILGIPESIIKKKPTAGLWEGQTDEGEIGLSYNEMDEILMDIFDRGTFTEKPEYKKIMEMHRSSDHKRTMPYSLEK; from the coding sequence ATGCAGGAAATTGAGAGAATCTCTGATTTTCTCAGAAAGATTCTTCAGGATAAGAATGCCGTAATAGGAATAAGTGGAGGTATTGACAGTTCCGTCACTCTTGCCCTTCTTGCAAGATCGATACCCAAGGAGAGGATAATAGCGGTTTTCATGCCGGATAGGAATACACCGCAGTCCGATTATGATGACGTAAAGAAACTGACCGAAGGTCTCGGCCTAACTTACAGGCAGGTCAGGATAGATCCGATGGTCGATTCCTTTGTCGAAACACTGGCGGCAACGGACAGATCCGCCATAGGTAATATAAAATCTAGAACACGAATGATCATACTCTATTACTTTGCCAATATAAGCAAGGGACTGGTTATCGGTACAACAAACAGGACAGAGCTCCTGCTCGGATATTTCACAAAATATGGAGACGGAGGCTGCGATGTGGAGCCGATAGAGCATCTGTATAAAAGAGACGTATATGCAATCGCTGGAATACTTGGCATACCAGAATCAATAATTAAAAAGAAGCCGACTGCCGGTCTCTGGGAAGGGCAGACAGATGAAGGAGAGATTGGCTTATCGTACAACGAGATGGACGAGATACTCATGGATATATTCGATAGAGGAACTTTCACGGAGAAACCTGAGTACAAGAAGATAATGGAAATGCACAGATCGTCTGATCATAAGAGAACGATGCCATATTCATTGGAAAAATGA
- a CDS encoding bifunctional 5,10-methylenetetrahydrofolate dehydrogenase/5,10-methenyltetrahydrofolate cyclohydrolase, which translates to MAVRILSGEEIAEKKANDLRARIENLGLEPSLKLIQIGNDEAASIYARAKIRRGKKIGIDVDLERYDEISVSDLLRRIKDIAADPTINGLMIENPLPKGFDYYEIVKEIPYYKDVDALSPYNQGLIALNREFLVPATPRAVIDILDHYGYHETTVTVINRSPVVGRPLSMMLLNRNYTVSVCHSKTQNIAAYTKNAKVVVVAVGRPGFLNGSMVSGDSVVVDVGINYVNDRVVGDADFEDVSKHVEAVTPVPGGVGPITATNILENVVRAAEFQKMMK; encoded by the coding sequence GTGGCAGTGAGGATACTCTCTGGAGAGGAGATAGCGGAGAAGAAGGCGAACGATCTACGGGCTAGGATAGAGAACCTTGGCCTTGAACCATCACTTAAGTTAATTCAGATAGGAAACGACGAGGCAGCATCAATATATGCGAGGGCAAAGATCAGGCGGGGAAAGAAGATAGGCATTGATGTCGATCTTGAAAGATACGATGAAATCTCCGTATCAGATCTTTTGAGAAGGATAAAGGATATCGCAGCCGATCCGACTATAAATGGCCTCATGATAGAAAATCCGTTACCAAAGGGTTTTGATTATTACGAGATAGTCAAAGAAATACCCTACTACAAGGACGTTGATGCCCTATCTCCATACAATCAGGGGTTGATCGCTCTAAATCGCGAATTTCTGGTTCCAGCCACACCGAGGGCTGTGATCGATATACTTGACCATTATGGATACCATGAGACAACCGTTACGGTGATTAACAGATCTCCTGTGGTTGGCAGGCCACTCTCCATGATGCTGCTGAACCGTAATTATACTGTATCTGTATGCCACAGCAAGACCCAGAATATAGCTGCATACACAAAGAATGCAAAGGTTGTGGTCGTCGCAGTGGGAAGGCCTGGTTTCTTGAACGGCAGTATGGTTTCAGGTGATTCAGTGGTTGTAGACGTTGGCATAAACTATGTGAACGATAGGGTGGTTGGCGATGCCGATTTCGAGGATGTATCCAAACATGTGGAAGCTGTAACGCCTGTACCGGGAGGGGTAGGCCCAATAACTGCCACAAATATTCTGGAAAATGTTGTCAGGGCTGCAGAGTTTCAAAAAATGATGAAATGA
- the gdh gene encoding glucose/galactose 1-dehydrogenase, with product MSEQKAIVTDAPKGGVKYTSVDLPEPEHYDAKLSPVYIGICGTDRGEVAGALSFAYNPEGQNFLVLGHEALLRVDEVKDNDYIKKGDLVVPLVRRPGKCINCRIGRQDNCSIGDPDKHEAGITGLHGFMRDVLYDDIEYLVKVEDPDLGKIAVLTEPLKNVMKAFEVFDVVSKRSIFFGEDSTLIGKRMVIIGSGSEAFLYSFAGVDRGFDVTMVNRHDETENKLKMMDEFGVSFANYLKDMPEKIDLLVDTSGDPATVFKFIKKVNNNGIVILFGTNGKAPGYPVDGEDIDYIVERNITIAGSVDAAKIHYVQALQSLSNWNRRHPDAMKNMITYEAKPSETNIFFQKPHGEIKTVIKWQ from the coding sequence ATGTCAGAACAGAAAGCCATAGTGACTGACGCTCCAAAGGGTGGCGTCAAATACACTAGCGTGGATTTACCTGAGCCAGAACATTACGATGCAAAACTTTCTCCTGTCTACATCGGGATATGCGGTACGGACAGAGGAGAGGTGGCGGGTGCACTTTCATTTGCCTACAATCCTGAGGGCCAGAATTTTCTCGTTCTTGGCCATGAGGCGTTGCTGCGTGTCGATGAGGTTAAGGATAACGACTACATAAAGAAAGGCGATCTGGTAGTGCCATTGGTACGCAGACCGGGGAAGTGCATCAACTGCAGAATTGGCAGGCAGGACAACTGTTCAATAGGCGATCCTGACAAACACGAGGCAGGTATAACTGGCCTTCATGGCTTCATGCGCGATGTCCTGTACGATGATATAGAATACCTTGTAAAGGTAGAAGATCCGGATCTTGGCAAAATAGCAGTGCTCACTGAACCGCTGAAGAATGTGATGAAAGCCTTCGAGGTTTTCGATGTCGTATCCAAGAGATCCATCTTCTTCGGTGAAGATTCCACCCTCATAGGTAAGAGGATGGTCATAATAGGTAGCGGTAGCGAGGCCTTTCTCTATTCATTCGCAGGCGTAGACCGTGGCTTCGACGTCACAATGGTGAACAGACACGACGAGACAGAGAACAAGCTTAAGATGATGGATGAGTTTGGGGTTAGCTTCGCAAACTACCTCAAGGATATGCCTGAAAAGATAGATCTTCTCGTTGACACAAGCGGGGATCCAGCGACCGTCTTCAAATTCATCAAAAAGGTCAACAATAATGGCATCGTAATACTGTTTGGAACAAACGGCAAGGCTCCGGGCTATCCTGTAGATGGAGAGGACATAGACTACATAGTTGAGAGGAACATAACCATAGCCGGATCCGTTGATGCCGCCAAGATACATTATGTCCAGGCACTGCAATCCCTGAGCAACTGGAACAGGAGGCATCCTGATGCAATGAAGAACATGATAACATATGAGGCAAAACCCTCCGAGACAAACATATTCTTCCAGAAGCCGCATGGTGAGATCAAAACGGTGATTAAGTGGCAGTGA
- the pyk gene encoding pyruvate kinase, protein MLMKTKIVATIGPASRSADILKGMMENGLSLIRINSAHADIKDVGEITKLVRSLDRNVGVMIDLKGPELRTGEFNGGMLRIVSGTNYVMGKDLVLNNMNALSAVQVGDKILMSDGEVSFEVVKTDPFTIEALNDGVLRDRSRVNIPGRFIELGTITDRDRSFIKEGISQGVDFFALSFVQKSDNVDELRDFVMDSGGDQYIISKIETKSGLDNIEDIVRSSDGIMVARGDLGVELPLKEVVLAQKRIIKIAHEDGDFTIVATQVLESMVNNSSPTRAEISDITNAIIDNADAIMLSEESAIGKYPVQAVRTLKEVSDYVEERVSFDSSYYFKGNTIAYSVARAAKILSDDIKSDGIVALTHTGSTVRMISSLRPKAMVYAATVSDNLARKLNIYFGVMPMHMEGDAEKLTFPEVMDHIVRSGQFADGSKLVITSGDPYFTFGGTNDVKVAVVGKFIGRGYSFGDSINGTATYSGNGDILVVEDGKIPDKNFKAFIFTVDPKPSVIGSLNGKTIVTKTRLVRKILEGEHIYIDGNTGIILTSSQR, encoded by the coding sequence ATGCTCATGAAAACTAAGATAGTTGCCACCATAGGGCCTGCGAGCAGATCAGCGGACATCCTGAAGGGGATGATGGAAAACGGATTATCGCTAATAAGAATCAATTCTGCACATGCAGATATCAAGGATGTGGGCGAAATAACGAAGCTGGTCAGATCCCTGGACAGGAACGTTGGTGTCATGATAGATCTCAAGGGCCCTGAACTCAGGACTGGCGAATTCAATGGAGGAATGCTGCGTATAGTATCCGGAACCAATTATGTCATGGGCAAAGATCTGGTACTCAACAACATGAATGCGCTATCAGCTGTTCAGGTCGGTGACAAGATACTGATGAGTGATGGTGAGGTATCTTTTGAGGTTGTAAAGACAGATCCATTCACGATAGAGGCTCTGAACGACGGTGTTCTTAGAGACAGAAGCAGGGTCAACATCCCCGGCCGCTTCATAGAACTTGGTACCATAACGGATAGAGACAGATCGTTCATCAAGGAAGGGATCAGCCAGGGCGTCGACTTCTTCGCACTTTCATTTGTTCAGAAATCAGATAATGTAGATGAACTCAGGGATTTCGTCATGGACAGCGGTGGGGATCAGTATATAATATCGAAGATAGAGACAAAGAGCGGGCTAGACAACATAGAGGATATTGTCAGATCTTCCGATGGGATAATGGTTGCACGCGGCGACCTTGGAGTTGAACTGCCCTTGAAGGAAGTAGTTCTGGCTCAGAAAAGGATCATAAAGATAGCGCATGAGGATGGAGACTTCACAATAGTTGCCACTCAGGTTCTTGAATCTATGGTTAACAACAGTTCGCCCACCAGAGCGGAGATATCCGATATAACAAACGCCATAATCGACAACGCAGACGCCATAATGTTATCTGAAGAAAGTGCCATAGGAAAGTACCCAGTTCAGGCAGTCAGAACCCTGAAGGAAGTCTCGGATTACGTTGAGGAACGCGTTTCCTTTGATTCGTCTTATTATTTCAAGGGAAACACAATTGCCTACTCTGTGGCGAGGGCCGCAAAAATACTATCTGACGACATTAAGAGTGACGGTATAGTCGCTCTGACGCATACCGGATCAACAGTGAGAATGATATCATCGCTGAGGCCGAAGGCCATGGTCTATGCAGCCACGGTAAGCGACAATCTTGCAAGGAAACTGAACATCTACTTTGGAGTTATGCCCATGCACATGGAGGGCGACGCCGAGAAACTTACCTTCCCTGAGGTCATGGATCATATAGTGAGATCGGGACAGTTTGCCGACGGGAGCAAGCTGGTCATAACCAGTGGCGATCCATATTTCACCTTCGGTGGTACGAACGACGTCAAGGTAGCCGTGGTGGGTAAATTCATAGGAAGGGGTTATTCATTTGGTGACAGCATCAACGGAACGGCAACCTACAGCGGAAATGGCGACATCCTTGTGGTTGAAGATGGGAAGATCCCAGATAAAAACTTCAAAGCGTTCATCTTCACGGTGGATCCAAAACCCTCGGTAATCGGTTCTCTCAATGGAAAGACTATCGTCACAAAAACGAGACTGGTGAGAAAGATCCTGGAGGGAGAGCACATATATATCGATGGAAATACGGGCATAATACTGACATCATCACAGCGCTGA
- a CDS encoding ubiquitin-like small modifier protein 1 yields MVTVRYYATLRPVTKKKEETIDGVDTVSDLLEKLNEEYGEDFRKQMYDGQSLFKNVIILVNGENITTIKGLDTEIKDDDRIDLFPPVAGG; encoded by the coding sequence ATGGTTACCGTAAGATATTATGCAACGCTCAGGCCAGTTACAAAAAAGAAGGAAGAAACAATAGATGGGGTGGATACCGTATCTGATCTCCTTGAAAAATTGAATGAAGAATACGGAGAGGATTTCAGAAAGCAAATGTATGACGGTCAGAGCCTTTTCAAAAATGTGATAATACTTGTGAACGGGGAAAACATCACAACCATCAAGGGACTAGATACTGAGATCAAGGACGATGATCGCATAGACCTATTCCCTCCAGTTGCCGGAGGCTGA
- a CDS encoding adenosylcobinamide amidohydrolase — MDDKPYRFIEQGDYYLIDFEHDVKALSSAPFNGGFGFRSRYINRHVDHDYRGPVRTEVENFLISNKMDERGTVVTLTAAAVTKYVYMSKNINGRFIDLFLTAGFDNALSIGNPLGKPGTVNIAVITDISLNASAMVNLMQSIVEGKAQFMNDAKILDARTGKPCPGTSTDTVSIFVADLEGNVEYAGRLTEVGYYTSMIVYNSLMLSSAFIGKRACSPR; from the coding sequence ATGGACGATAAACCTTACAGATTTATTGAACAGGGCGATTATTATCTCATCGATTTTGAGCATGATGTAAAGGCTCTCAGTTCCGCACCATTTAATGGAGGTTTCGGATTCAGATCTAGGTACATAAACAGGCATGTAGATCATGACTACAGGGGACCGGTAAGGACGGAAGTTGAAAATTTTCTGATTTCAAACAAGATGGATGAAAGAGGAACGGTAGTGACTCTAACTGCGGCCGCTGTCACAAAATATGTGTATATGTCGAAGAACATAAACGGCCGTTTTATCGATCTCTTTCTGACCGCGGGCTTCGACAACGCACTATCAATAGGCAATCCATTGGGCAAGCCAGGAACCGTGAACATAGCTGTGATCACGGACATTTCACTCAATGCCTCCGCCATGGTGAATCTGATGCAGTCCATCGTCGAAGGAAAGGCGCAGTTCATGAACGATGCGAAGATACTGGACGCTAGAACTGGAAAACCATGTCCGGGCACGTCGACAGATACTGTATCCATCTTTGTCGCAGATCTTGAAGGAAACGTCGAATATGCCGGTAGATTAACTGAGGTGGGATATTATACTTCAATGATCGTATATAATTCGCTAATGCTTTCCAGCGCCTTCATAGGGAAGCGGGCATGCTCACCTCGCTAA